ATCTGTATCAGAGCCTTCATAGGTAATTTCTGTAAATGCTTCTTCCTTCATCAGATCTCCCAGCATTGTTTCCGTATCTTTAGAAGCAAGGTCTTCAAACTGGCTGATGCCTGCCCCGAAACCTGCCCGCCAGAGAAGATGTTTATTATTAATGAATAACAGTGATGGTTTCATACAGATATTTATATTTTGATGTTTTCAGAGGTCGAAGGTTAAAATTAATAACGGTTAACAATCGTTAATCGTATTGTTTTCTGTCTTATTTTAATCACTGTAAATCACAACATCACAAAGCGGCTCAACTTCTGAAAAATATTAAACGGGCATTTGAATTTTAATGATTTGATTATCATTATTTTATAGGGTTAACCGCTGTTAAAGTTGATGATAAGGCTTCCGTTGGCACGATTTTTACATCTGTCAGCTTAGTAAATTTTAAAAATCAGAAGTATGAAAATGTTTAAGCAGGCGATAGTAGCAGCCGGACTTTTAACAGCTGGTGCGGTGGGTGCTCAGAGTACACAGATGAACAATATGATCAAGGTAGGAGCTAATGTTGGTCTGGCGGTTCCTTCAGATAACCTTTCTGCTGCGGTAGGAGTAGATGTAGCTTATCAGAACCTTATTACACCGGGCTTCGGACTGGGTATTGCCACAGGATACAGTCATTATTTCGGAAAAGAAAATAACGGATATGATAACAATGATGTAGGGGTAGTTCCTGTAGCAGCTTTGATCAGAATTTATCCTAAACAGATGGGATTCTATTTCGGTACAGACTTAGGGTACGGGTTTTTAGTAGGTGATGATAAGGTAGCTGCAAATTCTGCCATGGACAGACCGAACGGAGGTTTTTACATCAAGCCTGAAATCGGATATCATAATAAGGACTGGAATTTCTTTGTACAGTACCAGAAGGTATTTGTAGGAGATAACGGTGATATGCCCAACCAGGATTACAATGTAGGTAACATCGGAGTAGGGTTTTCTTACAATATTCCATTAGGAAAATAGTTAGATTCTATATAAACAATTATTAAACAAGCCTTTTCGATTTTTTGAAAAGGTTTTTTACTTACAGCGGGCATTTAAAAAAGTATTATTATATTTGATAAAATTTGAGGTTATGATTTTGAATCCAAAATTTCCACTTTATTTACCGGGAGTAAAAAACGGTAGCAATGATAATGTTTCTATCATTAGCGCAAACCTTCGTGAAGACATTACAACTTTAGGCTATTTCGTTTCCGGTAACGGAGGTCTTGAGATTAAAATCCAACAGAATTATCCTACCAAAGAATATGCTTCTTTTTCAGATATTTTAAAAAAATTTATTGAGGATAACAGTCTGAACAATGTAAAAAGACTCGGCATGGCAGTTCCCGGCCCTGTGCTTAACGGAAAAAGCCGACCGGAAAGATTGGGATGGGATCTCGATATGGAAGAATATTCCAGGGATTTCGGATTTGAAAAAGTTGATATGCTGAATGACCAGGAAGCTTCGGCTTACGGAATGGCGCTTCTTGAAGACAATGATCTTGACCCGATTTACACCAGCGGACACCTGGAAAAAGGAAATGTTGCCATCCTGGCACCGGGTAATGGGTTAGGTGAAGCCGGATATTTCTTTGACGGGAAATACCTGAGGCCATTTGCTTCCGAAGGAGGGCATTCCGAATTTTCTCCGAGAACCACCGTTGAGGTAGAGTTTTACCAGTTCCTTAATAATCTCTACGGGATTGTAAGCTGGGAAAATGTATTGTCTAAATCCGGCCTCTTTAATATTTACAGATTCTTAAGGGACGTTAAAAGACATCCGGAACCGGAATGGCTGGCAGAAAAAATCAATAATGGGAATTTCGTTCAGGAAATTTACAAAGCAGCCATGGAAGATGATGTGCTGATCTGTAAGATTGCCCTGGATACCTTCCTGGAATTTCTGGCAAGAGAAGCCAATAACCTGACCTTAAAGCTTAAAGCAACCGGCGGACTGTTGATATCGGGAGATATCCCTCAGGAAATCAGGACTTATATCAACAAAGATAAATTTTACGAAAAATATAAGATCAGCGATAAGATGGAAGAGATGCTTAAAAACATCCCGATCTACCTGATCAGGCAGGATCAGACCGCGCTCAACGGCGCAGCACTGTATACTGCTTATTATCAGGATTAAATACATCAGGCTCCGGTTTATCCGGAGTTTTTTTATGTATATCAGCCGATGCAGTGGTATCATTTATAAAAATAATCGTATTTATTGATGTACATCAAGGCCACCTTTCAAAACAGTTGATTACATTTGCAGCAGTAAACAATAAATACATAACTTTTATTTCAAATGAAAAAAATATTCTTATTAGCAGTATTGGCCGGCGGGCTGGCTTTCGGACAGGTGAAGAAAGTAACAGGTTCAGACGTTCAGTGGTGGGGGTATAAGATTGCAAAATCTGAAGCCAGTTCCCACAACGGAACAGTAAAAGTAAAATCCGGGGAAATGGTGATGAAAGGAAACCAGCTGGTCGGAGGTACTTTCGTACTGGACATGACTTCCATCAACGCTACCGACCTTACCGGTGAATATCAGCAGAAGCTGAACGGGCACCTTAAAAACGGCGATTTCTTCGAAGTTGAAAAGTTTCCTACAGCAGCCTTCAAAATTACAGGAGTAAAGAAAAACAATGATAAAGTGTATACTTCATTAGTATCCGGTAACCTGACGGTTAAAGGAAAAACCAATGCAGTTTCTTTCCCTGCTAAAATCACATATGCGAACGGAACTGTAACCCTGGCTTCAAAGAAATTTACAATAGACAGACAGAAATTTGATGTTACCTATAAGTCTTCCATGCAGGATGTCCTTGTGAAAGATGATATCGATATGATGGTAAAAGTAACAGCAAAATAATTTAATCAAAAAAAGATTGTTAAAAGTGTAGAAGTTCTGCACTTTTTTTTATTTTTGTTGAATTGTAAATAAAAAAGAATGAAAAGATTACTATTGTTTGCTATGATGTGCATCAGCATGTCATTTGTTTTCGCGCAGAAGAAAGGAGATAAGGTGGTAAAAGTAACCTCATCGGAAATCAGATGGTGGGGATATAAAGTGGTAAAAACGGTTCCTACATCACATTCAGGAACGGTAAAGCTGAAAAGCGGAAAATTCACTTTTGATAAAACGGTTCTGGTAGACGGTGAATTTGTCATTGATATGAAATCAATCATGGCAGGGGACGTTTCAGATGAAGATCAGGTAAAACTGACGAACGATCTTAAAAGCACCAACTTCTTCGAGGTTAAAAAATTCCCTCTTGCGAAATTTCACTTAACAAAAATTATTCCTCTGGCAAACAGCGAATACAACTCTACAGTATATGGGGATATTACGATCAAAGGGGTAAGGAAAACCATTACCTTTCCTGCAAACGTATATATCACTCAGTTCACGGTAGTAATTGAATCTGCCAAGTTCTCATTGAACAGAAGAGATTTCAAGGTATTCTACCAGTCTTCACTGAAAGATTACTTTATCAAAAACGAAATGGATATCCAGTTCAAGCTTTCAACGGAAAAGCTGGACAATGAAA
The sequence above is a segment of the Chryseobacterium sp. JJR-5R genome. Coding sequences within it:
- a CDS encoding transporter; amino-acid sequence: MKMFKQAIVAAGLLTAGAVGAQSTQMNNMIKVGANVGLAVPSDNLSAAVGVDVAYQNLITPGFGLGIATGYSHYFGKENNGYDNNDVGVVPVAALIRIYPKQMGFYFGTDLGYGFLVGDDKVAANSAMDRPNGGFYIKPEIGYHNKDWNFFVQYQKVFVGDNGDMPNQDYNVGNIGVGFSYNIPLGK
- a CDS encoding glucokinase, which translates into the protein MILNPKFPLYLPGVKNGSNDNVSIISANLREDITTLGYFVSGNGGLEIKIQQNYPTKEYASFSDILKKFIEDNSLNNVKRLGMAVPGPVLNGKSRPERLGWDLDMEEYSRDFGFEKVDMLNDQEASAYGMALLEDNDLDPIYTSGHLEKGNVAILAPGNGLGEAGYFFDGKYLRPFASEGGHSEFSPRTTVEVEFYQFLNNLYGIVSWENVLSKSGLFNIYRFLRDVKRHPEPEWLAEKINNGNFVQEIYKAAMEDDVLICKIALDTFLEFLAREANNLTLKLKATGGLLISGDIPQEIRTYINKDKFYEKYKISDKMEEMLKNIPIYLIRQDQTALNGAALYTAYYQD
- a CDS encoding YceI family protein, which translates into the protein MKKIFLLAVLAGGLAFGQVKKVTGSDVQWWGYKIAKSEASSHNGTVKVKSGEMVMKGNQLVGGTFVLDMTSINATDLTGEYQQKLNGHLKNGDFFEVEKFPTAAFKITGVKKNNDKVYTSLVSGNLTVKGKTNAVSFPAKITYANGTVTLASKKFTIDRQKFDVTYKSSMQDVLVKDDIDMMVKVTAK
- a CDS encoding YceI family protein, with translation MKRLLLFAMMCISMSFVFAQKKGDKVVKVTSSEIRWWGYKVVKTVPTSHSGTVKLKSGKFTFDKTVLVDGEFVIDMKSIMAGDVSDEDQVKLTNDLKSTNFFEVKKFPLAKFHLTKIIPLANSEYNSTVYGDITIKGVRKTITFPANVYITQFTVVIESAKFSLNRRDFKVFYQSSLKDYFIKNEMDIQFKLSTEKLDNENRAPKKKG